The sequence below is a genomic window from Nitrospirota bacterium.
CCGGTACGGCATTCCCGATTTTAAAATGGAAAAAAAGGTTCTGGATCTCCGTCTCGAACAGATGAAAGAGGAAGGGGTCCAATTCATCACCCAGACCGAAATTGGAAAAACAATTTCGCTTTCCAGGCTCAAGGAAGAGTACGATGCAATATGCGTTGCGATCGGAGCCACGAAGCCGAGAGACTTCTCACTTCCCGGAAGAAATCTTCACGGGGTTGTCTTTGCCATGGATTACCTAACCCAGGCGAATAAGATCATTGCAGGAGACAAAATCCATCCCGATCCATCCCTTTTTGCAAAGGGAAAACGAGTCGTCGTAATCGGAGGAGGGGATACCGGCTCTGACTGTGTCGGTACCGCAACCCGTCAGGGAGCCAAATCGGTACAACAATTTGAAATTCTTTCTCGGCCTCCTGAAAACCGTTCTCCTTCGACTCCCTGGCCCTATTGGCCCCTGACCTTAAGATCCTCCCACGCACATGAAGAAGGCTGCGACCGGAAGTGGAACATCCTGACCCAGTCGTTTTCCGGTGAAAATGGAATCATAAAAAAAATGAAAACTGTTAAAGTCGAATCCAGAACTGATCAAAACGGGCTTTCACGCCTGGTTGAGATTCCAGATTCTGAAGAAGAACTGGAAGTCGATCTCGTTTTATTGGCGATGGGATTTGTTCATCCTGTTCATGAAGGGCTTATTCAAGAATGGAATCTTAAACTCAATTCAAAAGGAAATATTGCAGTCAATGATCATTTTATGACGAGTGAGACTGGCATTTTTGCCGCTGGAGATTCGGTCCGGGGCGCCTCTCTTATCGTTTGGGCGATTGCAGAAGGGCGAGAAGCAGCCGAAGGTATCACCCGTTATCTGAAATCAAAATTGACTGCCGTCTCTTCTTGACGGGCTCTTTCGCCCGACCCATTCTGCTTTGACCAGGAGTTTAATATGTCTCTCAGCCCCTTGGAACAGTTGATGAAAGCCAACGAAATGTTTTATCGGATATTTGAGTCGCTGGATATCAAGGAATTTGAAAAACTCTGGTCACACGAAGAGTATGTCCAGTGCATTCACCCGGGTTGGGCGCCCTGTTCAGGATGGAAGAAGGTGCGCGACAGCTGGGTCATGATATTTAATCATACCCGGTCTCTCCATTTTACCATTTCGGATATTAAGGCGCATATTCTGGGACCTGTTGGATGGGTCATTTGTTTTGAAAATCTGGAAAGCAGGGATGGAGAACGGTGGATCAAAAGTCAGGTTCTGGCTACCAATCTCTTTGAATTAAAAGAGAGCCAATGGCTGATGATACATCATCACGGCTCACCTATCTTTCAGGATAATCCGGCCACCTCCGGCGGACATTTTGAAGATTTACCCTAGCGTTACGGCAGTGATCCGATGAGGCATAGGAAGCAAGGGAGATGAGCCACCGCACCCGGCAGACCCAGGAGAAGATCGAGTCGATTGTGAGAGAAAAATTGCTTGCAACTCATGTCGAAATTGAAGATGAGTCGTGGAAGCACGCCGGTCATGCCTCAGCAGGAGGAGGAGGCCATTTTCAGATGATTATCGTATCGCCTCAATTTGAGGGGGTGAATTTGATGAATCGCAATCGCCTTGTCTTTGAGACTCTTCAGGAGCTGATGAAGTCTGAGATCCATGCTCTTTCGATCAAAGCAAAGACTCCTGACGAGTGGATACACGGATGAAAACGGCAACCCTGGGTGGAGGTTGTTTTTGGTGTCTCGAAGCCGTCTTTTCCGATCTGAAAGGGGTGGAAAACGTGATTTCGGGATATGCGGGAGGACTACTTGCGAACCCATCCTATCAACAGGTCTGCAGCGGCAGAAGCGGACACGCGGAAGTGATTCAGATCCAATATAATTCCCTTGTCATCTCCTTTCAGGATCTTCTCCGCATATTCTTTGTCATTCATAATCCGACAACTTTAAACCGTCAGGGCGGAGATGTCGGACCACAATATCGATCTGTTATTTTTTATGGAGATCCGGAAGAAAAAACGATTTCTGAAGAAATCATCATGGAATTCGAATCGAAAAAGATCTGGAACACCCCGATCGTCACGGAAGTCGTCCCGCTCGAGCATTTTTACCCTGCTGAAGCGTATCACCAAAAATACTTCCAGAGAAATTCAGACCAGCCTTATTGCGTGGCCGTCATCGAACCCAAGGTTTCAAAATTCCGCAAACAATACTTTGATAGATTAAAGAAATAGATTGAGAAACCGGTCCTGAGTCTGACTCTGGAGAAAAAAGTTGAAGCAAATCCACCGTTTTATTGCGACAGGAGGATATACAGGCTATTTTCCAAAAATACCGGGCACCGTTGCCACGCTTGCCGGCACCTTGCTTTTCTATCCGATTCATTTTTTAGGTATCGTCTACCAGGCCGGTCTGATCGTCATGTTTTTCGGCATCGGCCTCGTTTCTGCGTCCCGACTTGAAAAAGAGCTCGGATCGAAAGATCCCTCTGTGGTCGTTATCGACGAAATCGTCGGGATATGGATCGCGCTATATCTAATCCCTTTCAACTGGAAGAGTCTCCTGACGGCTTTTATCCTCTTCCGGTTTTTTGACATTCGAAAGCCGTTACGGATTCGTTCTCTTCAGACGTTCGATTCTGGCTGGGGAATCATGCTTGACGATGCATTGGCAGGCATTTATACCAATCTCATTTTAAGAATCGCCTATATGGCTAAGCCTTTAATACTTTCTTGACCACCTGGCCGATCTGGAATGCCCGATAGGGTTTCTGGAGGCAATCAGAAAATCCAAATTTTCCAAAGTCGGCCATGGCCGGATCGTTCGAATAGCCGCTTGAAACAATGACTTTGACCTGGGGATTGATTTCTTTGAGTCTTCGAAGCGTTTCCATGCCGCCAATATCACCCGGCACAGTCAGGTCCGTAATCACGAGATCAAACGGATTTCCAGTCCCCAGTGCCATCTTGTACCGTCCAACGGCCTCCACGCCGCTTTTGGCCGTTTCCACTTCATATCCGAGATGACTCAGTGTCTCCTCCACCAAATCCAAGACCGAGACTTCGTCATCCATAACCAGAACTTTCCCCCGTCCCCGGACCATCCCGTCCATTTCCGGTTTTTCGGGATGAATTTGCAGGCCGGCCAGTGCCGGAAGGTAGATGACAAATGTACTCCCGGACCCGGGATTTGATTCCACGGTGATTGCTCCCTGATGTCTTCGGATAATAGAATGGCTGACCGAAAGACCCAGACCGCTTCCCTTTGTTTTTGTCGTAAAGTAAGGGTCAAATATCTTCGACAAATTTTCCTTTGAAATGCCTGTTCCCTGATCCTGGATAGAGATCAATACATATTCCCTGTTTCTTAAATGAATTTCCCTGAGACCCTCATCCTTAACGGCTAAATTTCTAACCTCTAAACGGATCGTTCCCCCTGAAGGCATTGCCTGCTTTGCATTAATAACCAGATTTTGGATCACCTGGCTTAGCTGGCCTTCATCCGCCTCTACCGACCAAAGCCCCTCCTGAAAATAAAACTGACACTGAATATTGGAACCCGAAAGAGCAAAGTGAGCGGAATGTTCTATGAAATTCTTTACTGAAACAAGCTTTTTGACCGGAGCACCCCCTTTTGAAAAAGTGAGCAGCTGCTGGGCCAGTTCTGAAGCGCGCAAAGACGCTTTCTCCGCCTCTTTGAGGCGGGTCAAAAGCTGCTCTTTTGAATCCAGAAAGGATTTTGCCAGGGAAATATTGCCTAAAATGGCGGTCAAGATATTGTTGAAATCATGGGCGATTCCTCCGGCCAAAAGACCTAGCGACTCAAGCTTTTCAACTTTCTGAACTTCCTCTTCCATTTTCCTCAGCTCGGTAATATTGGTCGAAATGACCATCGCTGAAATTGTCTTCCCGTTATGTTTCAGGGGAATGAGACGACTGAGCCATCGGGAAGGTCCCACCATGTGTAGCTCTATCGAATTCGGTTCACCGGTTTCGAATAAAGTATCGAGTAATTCGAGGTATTCTTCGCGCTGATCTTCAGATATATAGAGTAACGCATTCGTTCCAATAATGTCTTCGATTCGGAATTGGGGCAGGACCCTGTTGATATAGAGAATGGTAGCGCTTCTGTCCAGAATACAGATGCCGTCGGGTGAGTTTTCAACAAGGATGCGGTACTTTTGTTCCAGATCTGAAAGATGGAGATCTTTTTTCGACATCGTTTGCTTACCGTCTCTAGAGGTAGTCCAAACAATAAATAAGCCTTGAAGGAATTTTCCTCCAAG
It includes:
- a CDS encoding glutamate synthase subunit beta, which produces MGDPKGFLKIHREGPKRRPVPERVKDFHEFYEAFSDEKLKLQASRCMDCGVPFCQSDSGCPVHNLIPDWNDLIYQERWKDALQRLHLTNNFPEFTGRLCPAPCESACVLGIIDQPVSIRNIEQSIIDRGFSEGWVIPVRPRSELKQKVAVVGSGPAGLAAAQQLRREGYQVTVYEKSDRIGGLLRYGIPDFKMEKKVLDLRLEQMKEEGVQFITQTEIGKTISLSRLKEEYDAICVAIGATKPRDFSLPGRNLHGVVFAMDYLTQANKIIAGDKIHPDPSLFAKGKRVVVIGGGDTGSDCVGTATRQGAKSVQQFEILSRPPENRSPSTPWPYWPLTLRSSHAHEEGCDRKWNILTQSFSGENGIIKKMKTVKVESRTDQNGLSRLVEIPDSEEELEVDLVLLAMGFVHPVHEGLIQEWNLKLNSKGNIAVNDHFMTSETGIFAAGDSVRGASLIVWAIAEGREAAEGITRYLKSKLTAVSS
- a CDS encoding nuclear transport factor 2 family protein produces the protein MSLSPLEQLMKANEMFYRIFESLDIKEFEKLWSHEEYVQCIHPGWAPCSGWKKVRDSWVMIFNHTRSLHFTISDIKAHILGPVGWVICFENLESRDGERWIKSQVLATNLFELKESQWLMIHHHGSPIFQDNPATSGGHFEDLP
- a CDS encoding BolA family transcriptional regulator; translation: MSHRTRQTQEKIESIVREKLLATHVEIEDESWKHAGHASAGGGGHFQMIIVSPQFEGVNLMNRNRLVFETLQELMKSEIHALSIKAKTPDEWIHG
- the msrA gene encoding peptide-methionine (S)-S-oxide reductase MsrA; translation: MKTATLGGGCFWCLEAVFSDLKGVENVISGYAGGLLANPSYQQVCSGRSGHAEVIQIQYNSLVISFQDLLRIFFVIHNPTTLNRQGGDVGPQYRSVIFYGDPEEKTISEEIIMEFESKKIWNTPIVTEVVPLEHFYPAEAYHQKYFQRNSDQPYCVAVIEPKVSKFRKQYFDRLKK
- a CDS encoding phosphatidylglycerophosphatase A, translated to MKQIHRFIATGGYTGYFPKIPGTVATLAGTLLFYPIHFLGIVYQAGLIVMFFGIGLVSASRLEKELGSKDPSVVVIDEIVGIWIALYLIPFNWKSLLTAFILFRFFDIRKPLRIRSLQTFDSGWGIMLDDALAGIYTNLILRIAYMAKPLILS
- a CDS encoding response regulator — protein: MSKKDLHLSDLEQKYRILVENSPDGICILDRSATILYINRVLPQFRIEDIIGTNALLYISEDQREEYLELLDTLFETGEPNSIELHMVGPSRWLSRLIPLKHNGKTISAMVISTNITELRKMEEEVQKVEKLESLGLLAGGIAHDFNNILTAILGNISLAKSFLDSKEQLLTRLKEAEKASLRASELAQQLLTFSKGGAPVKKLVSVKNFIEHSAHFALSGSNIQCQFYFQEGLWSVEADEGQLSQVIQNLVINAKQAMPSGGTIRLEVRNLAVKDEGLREIHLRNREYVLISIQDQGTGISKENLSKIFDPYFTTKTKGSGLGLSVSHSIIRRHQGAITVESNPGSGSTFVIYLPALAGLQIHPEKPEMDGMVRGRGKVLVMDDEVSVLDLVEETLSHLGYEVETAKSGVEAVGRYKMALGTGNPFDLVITDLTVPGDIGGMETLRRLKEINPQVKVIVSSGYSNDPAMADFGKFGFSDCLQKPYRAFQIGQVVKKVLKA